The following coding sequences lie in one Jonesia denitrificans DSM 20603 genomic window:
- a CDS encoding biotin/lipoate A/B protein ligase family protein yields the protein MRAEYKVPGGKLVAVDLDVVDGRLANVAVHGDFFLEPDDALMGFNDALNGMPVDASFSEFRTAVEEAVTPGVTMMGFAPRDIVVAVRRALGKATTWDDHAFDIIHDTPQLPYMQIALDQAQTEAVDQGLRGPLLRVWEWGANAVIIGSFQSYRNEVDEEAAERHNVTVVRRISGGGAMFVEPGNTITYSLIVPGSLVDGMSFEESYEFLDRWVIDALKEIGVQARYVPLNDIASDQGKIAGAAQKRLAGGTVLHHVTMAYNIDADKMLDVLRIGREKLSDKGTKSAKKRVDPLRSQTGMSRESIIEAFKDHFRSRYRTQDAHVSEWELTRAKQLVEEKFSTREWLTRVP from the coding sequence GTGAGAGCAGAATACAAAGTCCCCGGTGGCAAACTTGTGGCAGTCGATCTTGATGTGGTGGACGGACGGCTTGCGAACGTCGCTGTTCATGGCGATTTTTTCCTCGAACCTGACGATGCGCTCATGGGGTTTAATGACGCACTCAATGGGATGCCTGTTGATGCGTCGTTTAGTGAGTTCAGAACTGCCGTTGAAGAGGCAGTGACTCCTGGGGTCACCATGATGGGTTTTGCTCCGCGGGACATTGTTGTTGCCGTGCGCCGGGCCCTGGGGAAAGCAACGACCTGGGATGATCACGCGTTTGACATCATTCATGACACCCCTCAACTGCCTTACATGCAGATTGCCCTTGACCAGGCGCAAACAGAGGCGGTGGATCAAGGTTTGCGTGGCCCTTTGCTTCGGGTGTGGGAATGGGGTGCTAACGCTGTCATTATTGGTTCGTTCCAGTCCTACCGCAACGAGGTTGATGAGGAAGCCGCCGAGCGTCACAATGTGACCGTTGTGCGGCGCATCTCTGGTGGTGGAGCAATGTTTGTGGAACCGGGGAACACGATTACGTACTCGTTGATTGTGCCTGGATCACTGGTTGATGGCATGTCCTTTGAAGAGTCCTATGAGTTTTTGGACCGGTGGGTCATTGACGCGCTCAAGGAGATCGGCGTTCAGGCGCGGTATGTTCCCCTGAATGACATCGCTTCTGACCAGGGGAAGATCGCGGGTGCGGCGCAAAAACGTCTTGCTGGCGGCACGGTGCTCCATCACGTCACCATGGCGTACAACATTGACGCAGACAAGATGCTTGATGTGTTGCGCATTGGGCGCGAAAAGCTCTCTGATAAGGGTACGAAGTCGGCGAAGAAACGCGTGGACCCGTTGCGGTCGCAAACCGGAATGTCCCGTGAGTCCATTATTGAGGCGTTCAAAGACCATTTCCGGTCGCGGTACCGCACGCAAGACGCCCACGTCAGTGAGTGGGAGTTGACGCGGGCAAAGCAACTGGTTGAAGAAAAGTTCTCGACACGTGAGTGGCTTACTCGCGTGCCCTAA